From Micromonospora echinaurantiaca:
CGCCGGGCAGCGCACCCAGTTCGGCAAGCCGATCGCCGGCCACCAACTGGTGCAGCAACTGCTCGCCGCCATCGCGGTGGACACCAACGCCGCCCGGCTGCTGGTGTGGCAGGTCGCCGACCTGATCGACCGGGGCCAGCCGTTCGCCACCGAGGCGTCGATGGCCAAGCTCTTCGCCAGCGAGGCCGCCGTCCGCGCGGCGAACAACGCCGTCCAGGTCTTCGGCGGGTACGGCTACATCGACGAGTACCCGGTCGGCAAGTACCTGCGCGACGCCCGCGTCGCCACCCTCTACGAGGGCACCAGCCAGATCCAGCAGCTGCTCATCGGGCGCGCGCTCACCGGCGTGAACGCCTTCTGACCCCAGGGAGCAACCGTGACCAGATTCGCCGACCGGGTCGCCGTCGTCACCGGCGCCGCGCAGGGCATCGGCGCCGCGACCGCGCGGCGACTGGCCGCCGAGGGCGCCGCCGTCGCCGTGGTCGACCTCGACGCGGAGCGCAGCCAGGCCGTCGCCGACGAGATCACCGCGGCCGGCGGCCGGGCCGTCGGGATCGGCGCCGACGTGACCGACCCGGAGGCGGTTGCCGCGCTGACCGACCGGGTGGTGCGCACCTACGGCGGGCTGCACGTGCTGGTGAACAACGCCGGCATCACCCGCGACGACCTGCTGTTCAAGATGCCGCTGCAACGCTGGGAGGCGGTGCTGACCACCAACCTGACCAGCATGTTCCTCTGCTGCCAGGCGGCCCAGCAGCACATGGTCGCGGCCCGCTACGGACGGATCGTCAACCTCAGCAGCCGCTCCGCGCTCGGCAACCGGGGCCAGGTCAACTACGCGGCGGCCAAGGCCGGCGTGCAGGGCTTGACCGCCACCCTCGCCATCGAGCTGGGGCCCTTCAACATCACCGTGAACGCGGTCGCCCCGGGCTACGTGGCCACCGCGATGACCGCCGCCACCGCCCAGCGGGTGGGCGCCAGCCCGGAGGAGCACCAGCGGATGGTCGCCGAGCACACCCCGCTGCGCCGGGTCGCCCAGCCGGCCGAGATCGCCTCGGTGATCGCCTTCCTGGCCAGCGACGACGCCTCGTACGTCAGCGGCCAGACCCTGTACGTCAACGGCGGCGCGCGCTGAGGCGCGCGTACCAGCTCAGCACCCGGAGGGGACATGGACTTCGCGCTTTCCGACACCGAGCGGGCCATCCGCGACACCGCCCGCGACTTCATCACCAAGGAGGTCATGCCGCTGGAACAGGAGCTGCTGCGGCGGGAACGGGCGCACCGGCCCGGGCTGGAACCGGCTGAACTTCGCGAGTTGCAGCTCAAGGCGCGCGCGTTCGGCTTCTGGGGCCTGGCCACCCCGGAGGAGTACGGCGGCATGGACCTCTCCGCCGTCACCCAGTCGCTGATCTGGACCGAGATCGGCCGCTCGTTCGTGCCGTTCCGGTTCGGCGGCGAGGCCGACAACATCCTGTTCCACTGCAACGAGGAGCAGAAGCGGGAGTACCTGATCCCGACCATCGAGGGCGAGCGGCGCAGCTGCTTCGCGATCACCGAGCCGGGCGCCGGGTCGGACGCGGCCAACATCAAGCTCAGCGCCCGCCGCGACGGCGACGACTGGATCCTCAACGGCGAGAAGACCTTCATCACCGGCGGCAACGAGGCCGACTTCGCCATCGTGATCGCGGTGACAGACCGGGAGAAGGGGGCGCGCAACGGCGGCGCCACCGCGTTCCTGGTGGACCGGTCGATGGGCTGGCGGTCGGAGTTCATCCAGACCATGGGCGAGGGCGGGCCGGCCTCGCTGGTGTTCGAAGACGTCCGGGTGCCCGGGCGCAACATCCTCGGCGAACCGGGCCAGGGCTTCGCCCTCGGCATGGAGTGGATCGGCAAGGGCCGCTACACCATCCCCTCGCACGCGGTGGGCATCGCCGAGCGGGCCCTGCGGATGGCGATCGACCAGGCCAACAGCCGGCAGACGTTCGGCCGGCCGATCGGCGAGAACCAGGCGATCCAATGGATGATCGCCGACTCGGAGACCGAACTGGAGGCGGCCCGCTGGCTCATCCTGCGGGCCGCGTGGACGGTGGACCAGGGGATGGACCCGCGGCACGCCTCGTCGATGGCGAAGCTCTACGGCGCCGGCATGGTCAACCGGGTGGTCGACCGGGTGCTCCAGATCCACGGCGGGATGGGCTACACCCGGGAGCTGCCGATCGAGCGCTGGTACCGGCAGGTCCGGCTCTACCGGATCTTCGAGGGCACCGACGAGATGCAGCGGCTGATCATCGCGCGGGACCTGCTGCGTGGCTACACCAAGTTGGGCGGGCACCTGGCATGAGGACCTTCGCCTCCCTCGACGAGCTGGCCGCGGCGGTCGGCGAGACCATCGGCCCCGGCGACTGGCAGCGGATCGACCAGAGCCGGGTCGACCTCTTCGCCGACGCCACCGACGACCACCAGTGGATCCACGTCGACCCGCAGCGGGCCGCCGCCGGCCCGTTCGGCGGCACCGTCGCGCACGGCTACCTGACGCTGTCCCTGCTGCCGGCGCTGGCCGGCGGCCTCTACCGGGTGCAGGGCGTGCGGATGGGGGTCAACTACGGGCTGAACCGGGTGCGGTTCCCGGCCCCGGTCCGGGTCGGCAGCGCGATCCGGGCCAGCGCCACCATCGCCGAGGTGTCCCCGGTGGACGGCGGGGTGCAACTGGTCGCCGCGGTCACCGTGGAGAGCGACGCGGGTGGCAAGCCGGTCTG
This genomic window contains:
- the fabG gene encoding 3-oxoacyl-ACP reductase FabG, which translates into the protein MTRFADRVAVVTGAAQGIGAATARRLAAEGAAVAVVDLDAERSQAVADEITAAGGRAVGIGADVTDPEAVAALTDRVVRTYGGLHVLVNNAGITRDDLLFKMPLQRWEAVLTTNLTSMFLCCQAAQQHMVAARYGRIVNLSSRSALGNRGQVNYAAAKAGVQGLTATLAIELGPFNITVNAVAPGYVATAMTAATAQRVGASPEEHQRMVAEHTPLRRVAQPAEIASVIAFLASDDASYVSGQTLYVNGGAR
- a CDS encoding acyl-CoA dehydrogenase family protein, which produces MDFALSDTERAIRDTARDFITKEVMPLEQELLRRERAHRPGLEPAELRELQLKARAFGFWGLATPEEYGGMDLSAVTQSLIWTEIGRSFVPFRFGGEADNILFHCNEEQKREYLIPTIEGERRSCFAITEPGAGSDAANIKLSARRDGDDWILNGEKTFITGGNEADFAIVIAVTDREKGARNGGATAFLVDRSMGWRSEFIQTMGEGGPASLVFEDVRVPGRNILGEPGQGFALGMEWIGKGRYTIPSHAVGIAERALRMAIDQANSRQTFGRPIGENQAIQWMIADSETELEAARWLILRAAWTVDQGMDPRHASSMAKLYGAGMVNRVVDRVLQIHGGMGYTRELPIERWYRQVRLYRIFEGTDEMQRLIIARDLLRGYTKLGGHLA
- a CDS encoding MaoC family dehydratase, with the protein product MRTFASLDELAAAVGETIGPGDWQRIDQSRVDLFADATDDHQWIHVDPQRAAAGPFGGTVAHGYLTLSLLPALAGGLYRVQGVRMGVNYGLNRVRFPAPVRVGSAIRASATIAEVSPVDGGVQLVAAVTVESDAGGKPVCVAETVSRLYA